The genomic DNA GCGTAACAGTTGTAAGCACTTGGGTTTGCCCGCGCGTGAACAATCCCGAACCATGCACTCTTGGAAGCAAGCCTACCTGGGCGCTGATGGGGCGAATTTCATCTGGCCGCCTGCCATCCATGCGAACCCGTTCGTTGATAATAAGACTCCGAAACTCCCTCTTTATAATCTTGTCAACAGCTTCGGCAACCTCAACTTCACGTTCTGGATAGTCTGCTACCAAGCTCTCAATTAACTCGGCTCTCAAATCATCTAGAACATCTGCACGCTCTGCTTTGCCCAACTTCTTCGCAGGAAGTTCGTGGATTACTTGCCGGACCTTTTCAGAAACTTTTGTGTCTATATCTTGGAAAAGTTCCGAATCAAGTTCAAAAAGCGGAACTTCAGCTTTGGGCTGACCGATACGTCGGACAAGCTCATTTTGAATTCCAACTATCTGCTTTATGTGTTCATGCGCAATGTCTACTCCGGCAAGAATTTCTTCTTCGGGCACCTGGTTGGCATCGGCATCTACCGTAGTGACGGCATCGAATGTTCCGGCAACTACAAGATTCAAATCGGATATTTCTAGCTGTTCCAATGATGGATTTACGATAAATTCGCCATCAATTCGCCCGATTCTTACTGCTCCAATAGGGCCATTGAAGGGAATGGGAGAAATGCTAAGTGCCGCTGACGCAGCAATAATTGCCAACACATCGGTGGGATGTTCAGGGTCATACGAGAGAGGCATGCAGATTATTTGTACTTCATTTCGCATGCCCTCGGGGAAAAGCGGCCGAAGTGGTCGGTCGATTAACCTCGAAGTCACTACCGCCTTCTCTGAGGGTCTGCCCCCACGCTTTACAAAACCACCGGGGATCTTTCCAACAGCATACTTCCTCTCTTCGTAGTCACAAACCAAAGGGAAGAAGTCAACGCCTTCTCGCGGCTCCTCACTCATTGTTGCGGTGCCGAGAACAATACTGTCTCCCTGTTTTACCAAAACAGACCCGCTAGCTTGCCTCGCGATATCCCCTGTTTCGATGGAGAGGATACTGCCACCTACCTCAAGCTCTACTTTTTCTGACATTATTGTCTATTTGTCTCCTATCTCCTCAAGCCGAGACGTGCCACGATTGAGCGGTACCTCTCGATGTCTTTCTTGCTGAGGTAATTCAGTAACCTGCGCCGCTGTCCAACCATCATAAGCAATCCGCGCCGCGAATGATGATCTTTTTTGTGCTGCTTAAGATGTTCGGTTAATTGATTGATGCGTGCCGAAAGTAAGGCAATTTGGACCTCTGCAGACCCAGTGTCACTTTCATGGATGCGGAATTGGTCTATGATGGCTGTCTTTTCTTCCTTTTGCAAAACCATCTGTTCTCTATCCCTTCTTTGGAATCTTAGATTAACCGCGGGCGACTCTCAGCAAGAATCGGGGAGACAATAGACTGGAGACTGTAGACAGAAAACTCCCTTCATCGTACAAAACGACCTGTCTACAGACTTGGGTCTACAGCCTCACCGATTCGACAAAGTGCCCGCGTTATTTTCTGAACTGCGTTATACTCTACCATAATTGGCAATCCGTGTCAAATACCATATTACAGAAAGAGCCCTCTGTCGCCTGAACTTGCACAACATCGGCTTCAATCTGCTTAATCAAATCTTCTTTAACTGCAAACTGTATCTCGCTTCGTAACCTTTGATGAAATGCAACATCGAGTTTTTCACCGTATATGTTTCCT from Armatimonadota bacterium includes the following:
- the rpsO gene encoding 30S ribosomal protein S15 produces the protein MVLQKEEKTAIIDQFRIHESDTGSAEVQIALLSARINQLTEHLKQHKKDHHSRRGLLMMVGQRRRLLNYLSKKDIERYRSIVARLGLRR